GTTTGAAGGACGGCACCCCCATCCTGCTCTCCCGCACCGGCTATACCGGAGAGTTTGGCTTCGAAATCTTTCTGGCGCCGGAAAAGATCGAAAATCTGTGGGAAGGCCTGCTGGCCGCCGGCGAGGCCTATGGCATTAAACCCTGCGGCCTGGCCGCAAGGGACAGCCTGAGGGCCGGGGCCGTGCTGCCGCTTTCCCATCAGGACATCGGCCACTGGCCGTTCATCAACCACCCCTGGCCCTTTGCCCTGCCCTTCACGGCCGACCAGACCGGATTCACCAAGGATTTCATCGGTCGGACCGCGCTGGAAAATCCCGACGAAAGCGTCTTCACCCAGGCCTTCGTGGGGAAGGATCTGCGCAAGATCGCCGCCGGCGATGAATCCCGCGTTCTCGATGCCGACGGCCGAAGCATCGGCACCGTGCTCACCTGCGCCACGGACATGGGCATCGGGCGTCACGAAGGCCGGATTTTCAGCGTTGCCAGTCCGGACCGGCCGGAAACCTTCAGGGCCCGGGGACTGTGCTGCGGCTTTGTGAAAGTCGATCGGAAATTGTCCCTCGGCGAACACGTGGATCTGGCCGACAGCCGCCGCAAAATCACCGTTGCCATCACGGACGATGTACGCCCCGACCGCACCGCCCGCAAACCTTTTTCCGAAATGATAGCGCTGCGGTAATTGCCGCGCTTTAAATCGCAACAACGACACCAGGGAGGAAACCAATGAAAGCGATCAGCGAATTGAATCTGCCGGATAACGTTCGATACGCCGATGACCACGAATGGGCCAAACCCGATGGCGATACCGTCCGCATCGGCATTTCCGATTACGCCCAGGACCAGTTGGGGGACATCGTCTTCGTGGAGTTGCCCGAGGTCGGCAGCACCCTCGACAAAGGCGCGGAATTCGGTACCGTGGAATCGGTCAAGGCCGTATCCGAGTTGTATATGCCCATGGGCGGAAAGGTGACGGCCGTCAACGAAGATTTGGCCGATGAACCCGAGCGGGTCAACAACGATCCGTACGACAGCGGCTGGATGATCGAAATCGAGGCCAGCGATGCGAGCGAATTCGATGCCCTCAAATCCAAGGCCGACTACCTTGAAATGTTGAAAGGATAACAACCATGAGATACCTGCCCCACACCCAGGAAGACATCCAACAGATGCTCCAGGTGGCGGGCGCGGCGGATCTGGAGGCGCTTTTTTCCAGCATTCCCGACGACTGCCGCCGGAAGGACGAAATGAACCTGCCCGAGCCCCTGACCGAGTGGGAACTCAACGGGCACATGGACCGTCTGGCCGCCGGCATGGGGGCCTCCCCAGCCTATAAAGTATTTCTCGGCGCCGGCAGCTACAGCCATTACATCCCGGAAACCACCCGCCAGTTGCTGCTCCGGGGCGAGATCTTCACCGCCTATACGCCGTACCAGCCGGAAATCAGCCAGGGCACCCTGCAGACCATCTACGAATACCAGACCCTGGTCTGCCGGCTGCTGGGCATGGAGGTGGCCAACGCCTCCATGTACGACGGGGCTTCGGGACTTGCCGAAGCCCTGCTGATGACCATCCGGGCCTCCCGGCGCAAAAGGGTGGCCGTTTCCCGGGCCGTGCACCCCCTGTACCGCAAGGTGGTCGATACCTATTTCGCTCCCACGGATTTCGAGGTGATCGAACTGCCCTTGGGCGCCGACGGCCGGACCGACCTCTCAGGCTTATCCGATCTGGGAGAACTGGCCGGTGTGGCCTTGCAAAGCCCCAATTTCTTCGGCTGCATCGAGGATCTGGAAGCCGCGGGCCAGACCATCCACGCCGACCCGAAAACCCTCTTCGTGGTCGCCTTCAGCGAACCCTTGGCCTACGGACTGCTCAAAAGTCCCGGTGCCTGCGGAGCGGACATCGCCTGCGGCGAAGGCCAGAGTCTCGGCATCCCCCAGAGTTTCGGCGGCCCCGGCCTTGGAATGTTCGCCGCCCGCCAGAAATACGTGCGCACCATGCCGGGTCGGCTCATCGGCAAAACCACGGACAAGGATGGCAAGACCGGCTTCGTCCTGACCCTGGCCACCCGCGAACAGCATATCCGCCGGGAAAAAGCCACGTCCAACATCTGTTCCAACCAGGGCCTGTGCGCCACCGCCGCCACCATGTACATGGCGGCCCTGGGCGGCACGGGCATCCGCGAGCTTTCCCGTCTCAACCGGGACCGGGCCGAGTATCTCAAAGCCGCCCTGGCCGGAGCCGGATTCGCCTCGCCGTTCAGCGCGCCGACCTTCAACGAATTCGTGGTCCGCTTTCCCAAAGGATTTGCCGATACCTGGCAGGCCCTGCTGGAGAAGAAGATCGTCGCCGGCCTGAGCCTGGCGCCCTACTACCCGGAGCTGGCCGACTGCTGGCTCATGTGCGTCACCGAGACGCTGTCCAAAGAGGACCTGGATGCCCTGGTAAAGGAGGTGTCCCAATGAAAGACCAAATAAAAGATAAGAT
This window of the uncultured Desulfosarcina sp. genome carries:
- the gcvPA gene encoding aminomethyl-transferring glycine dehydrogenase subunit GcvPA, which gives rise to MRYLPHTQEDIQQMLQVAGAADLEALFSSIPDDCRRKDEMNLPEPLTEWELNGHMDRLAAGMGASPAYKVFLGAGSYSHYIPETTRQLLLRGEIFTAYTPYQPEISQGTLQTIYEYQTLVCRLLGMEVANASMYDGASGLAEALLMTIRASRRKRVAVSRAVHPLYRKVVDTYFAPTDFEVIELPLGADGRTDLSGLSDLGELAGVALQSPNFFGCIEDLEAAGQTIHADPKTLFVVAFSEPLAYGLLKSPGACGADIACGEGQSLGIPQSFGGPGLGMFAARQKYVRTMPGRLIGKTTDKDGKTGFVLTLATREQHIRREKATSNICSNQGLCATAATMYMAALGGTGIRELSRLNRDRAEYLKAALAGAGFASPFSAPTFNEFVVRFPKGFADTWQALLEKKIVAGLSLAPYYPELADCWLMCVTETLSKEDLDALVKEVSQ
- a CDS encoding aminomethyl transferase family protein translates to METTTKTTPLNSWHRSNGANMADFGGYDMPLWYASVKDEHLAVLTAAGVFDTSHMAAVAVTGPEAADLLQHCFTNDLDACVGPSRKPLSPGRAVYGAFLDEKGHTIDDAIVFFMAAESYFVVVNAGMGGTVANHLEENRGGRDAVVVDLTDRLGKMDIQGPAAAKILAPLLADPDAVFGGMPYFSFKGHYDPASPLADAVRLKDGTPILLSRTGYTGEFGFEIFLAPEKIENLWEGLLAAGEAYGIKPCGLAARDSLRAGAVLPLSHQDIGHWPFINHPWPFALPFTADQTGFTKDFIGRTALENPDESVFTQAFVGKDLRKIAAGDESRVLDADGRSIGTVLTCATDMGIGRHEGRIFSVASPDRPETFRARGLCCGFVKVDRKLSLGEHVDLADSRRKITVAITDDVRPDRTARKPFSEMIALR
- the gcvH gene encoding glycine cleavage system protein GcvH, which produces MKAISELNLPDNVRYADDHEWAKPDGDTVRIGISDYAQDQLGDIVFVELPEVGSTLDKGAEFGTVESVKAVSELYMPMGGKVTAVNEDLADEPERVNNDPYDSGWMIEIEASDASEFDALKSKADYLEMLKG